A genomic region of Tamandua tetradactyla isolate mTamTet1 chromosome 2, mTamTet1.pri, whole genome shotgun sequence contains the following coding sequences:
- the CC2D1B gene encoding coiled-coil and C2 domain-containing protein 1B isoform X2 translates to MKLKTTGIWRQSCWRSPGREGPQTGGQNPKGKTELQEVLDEDGEVGVLADDEATTPGSPEEQKGQENIEPAVQTDLTTSVSVAQAGGPRGLKALLEERISNYRAAAASAKEAGEAAKARRCERGLKTLESQLTAVKKGRSINEDEIPPPIALGKRPPHHREAASKSPEAESPVLTALVPGESSQPETRPSGSPGISAHPDSDPDPRALLLVRQREYKVAALTAKRAGDLDRARELMRIGKRFGAVLEALEKGQPVDLSAMPPAPKDLKPQASKVSTAPSVMPPAVERVQPVMTPDSPATPAVPAEPQTVLDALQQRLTKYQEASTQARGSGDERKARMHERIAKQYQDAIRAHRAGRKVDFAELPVPPGFPPIPGLDPAAGTEEDSLTATLAAAQKLATSEDTTPAEEDENEDEDEPPAQAPVAKKPAQPLVPSSQPLPEPKASSSKESLSPSVREQLVLLEARKLQYQRAALQAKRGQDLEQAKAHLRVAKCLEAQIIQARAGRPVDLSKVPSPLTDEEGDFILIHHEDLRLSQNAEEVYAQLQKMLLEQHEKCLLFSKQFMHQGNVAETTRFEKLAQDRKKHLEILQLAQAQGLDPPSHHFELKTFQTVRIFSELNSTEMHLIIVRGMNLPAPPGVTPDDLDAFVRFEFHYPNSDQAQKNKTAVVKNTNSPEFDQLFKLNINRNHRGFRRVIQSKGIKFEIFHKGSFFRSDKLVGTAHLKLERLENECEIREIVEVLDGRKPTGGKLEVKARLREPLSGQDMQLVTENWLILEPRGL, encoded by the exons ATGAAACTGAAGACGACAGGGATCTGGAGGCAGAGCTGCTGGCGCTCACCGGGGAGGGAGGGGCCGCAGACAGGAGGCCAGAACCCAAAGGGCAAG ACTGAGCTGCAAGAGGTCCTGGATGAAGATGGGGAGGTTGGGGTCCTGGCTGATGATGAGGCAACCACCCCGGGCAGCCCTGAGGAGCAAAAGGGGCAGGAGAACATTGAACCTGCAGTGCAGACAGACCTAACAACTTCAGTCTCAGTGGCTCAG GCTGGAGGGCCTCGGGGGCTGAAGGCACTGCTGGAGGAGCGGATCAGCAACTACCGGGCAGCTGCAGCCAGTGCTAAGGAGGCAGGTGAAGCAGCCAAAGCCAGGCGCTGTGAGCGTGGCCTGAAG ACTCTGGAGTCCCAGCTGACAGCTGTGAAGAAAGGCAGGAGTATCAATGAGGATGAGATTCCACCTCCAATTGCCTTGGGCAAGAGACCCCCACACCACCGGGAAGCAGCCAGCAAGAGCCCTGAGGCAGAGTCCCCAGTTCTCACTGCCTTGGTGCCAG GCGAGTCTTCCCAACCCGAGACACGCCCTTCAGGCAGTCCTGGCATATCTGCCCATCCTGATTCAGACCCAGACCCACGGGCTCTGTTGTTGGTCCGACAGAGAGAGTACAAAGTGGCTGCCCTCACTGCCAAGAGGGCTGGAGATCTGGATCGTGCCCGAGAACTCATGAGGATTGGGAAG AGATTTGGTGCTGTCTTGGAGGCCCTGGAGAAGGGGCAGCCTGTGGACCTGAGTGCCATGCCCCCAGCCCCTAAGG ACCTGAAACCACAGGCTTCCAAGGTCTCCACAGCACCCTCAGTCATGCCCCCAGCCGTGGAGCGAGTGCAACCAGTGATGACCCCTGACAGCCCAGCAACCCCAG CGGTCCCTGCAGAGCCACAGACAGTGCTGGACGCCCTGCAGCAGAGGCTAACCAAATACCAGGAGGCCAGCACCCAGGCACGGGGCAGTGGGGATGAGCGCAAGGCCCGGATGCATGAGCGCATTGCCAAG CAATATCAAGATGCCATTCGAGCACATCGAGCAGGACGGAAAGTTGACTTTGCTGAGTTGCCTGTTCCTCCAG GATTCCCCCCAATCCCTGGCCTGGACCCCGCTGCGGGCACTGAGGAGGATTCCTTGACAGCTACCCTAGCAGCTGCCCAGAAACTGGCCACCTCAGAGGATACAACCCCAGCAGAGGAAGATGAGAATGAGGATGAG GATGAGCCCCCAGCCCAGGCCCCAGTGGCCAAGAAGCCGGCACAGCCTCTGGTTCCTTCATCCCAACCACTGCCTGAGCCCAAGGCCTCGAGTTCTAAAGAGTCACTGAGTCCATCCG TGCGGGAGCAGCTGGTGCTGCTGGAGGCACGGAAACTGCAGTACCAGCGGGCAGCCCTGCAGGCCAAGCGTGGCCAGGATCTGGAGCAGGCCAAAGCACATCTTCGGGTGGCCAAATGCCTTGAGGCCCAGATCATCCAGGCCCGAGCTGGTCGACCTGTCGACCTCTCCAAG GTGCCTTCACCCTTGACGGATGAGGAGGGTGACTTCATCCTCATCCACCACGAGGACCTGCGACTCTCCCAGAATGCTGAGGAGGTGTATGCCCAGCTACAAAAAATGCTTCTGGAGCAACATGAG AAGTGCCTGTTGTTTTCCAAGCAGTTCATGCACCAGGGCAATGTGGCTGAGACTACCCG GTTTGAGAAGCTTGCTCAGGACCGCAAGAAGCACCTTGAGATCCTGCAGCTGGCCCAAGCCCAGGGCCTTGACCCTCCCAGTCACCACTTTGAGTTGAAGACATTCCAGACTGTGAG AATCTTTTCAGAACTCAACAGCACAGAAATGCATCTGATCATTGTCCGGGGAATGAACCTCCCAGCCCCTCCAG GAGTGACCCCTGATGACTTAGATGCTTTCGTGCGGTTTGAGTTCCACTACCCTAACTCG GACCAggctcaaaaaaacaaaacagctgtGGTGAAGAATACAAATTCTCCAG AATTTGATCAACTCTTCAAACTCAACATTAACCGAAACCACCGGGGCTTTAGGAGGGtgatacaaagcaaaggaatcaAGTTTGAAATCTTCCATAAAGG ATCCTTCTTCAGAAGTGACAAGCTGGTCGGCACAGCCCACCTGAAGCTGGAGCGGCTAGAGAATGAGTGTGAAATCAGAGAGATTGTGGAG GTCCTGGATGGAAGGAAGCCCACTGGGGGAAAGCTGGAGGTGAAGGCAAGACTGCGGGAGCCTCTGAGTGGCCAGGACATGCAGTTGGTCACTGAGAACTGGCTGATTCTGGAGCCCAGGGGCCTGTGA
- the CC2D1B gene encoding coiled-coil and C2 domain-containing protein 1B isoform X1, whose protein sequence is MPGPRPRKGPRASGQGAAAAKQLGLFVEFSPEKMLLEMDETEDDRDLEAELLALTGEGGAADRRPEPKGQAPLPMAHIEKLAADCMRDEEEEEEEEEEEGLEEDADLLTELQEVLDEDGEVGVLADDEATTPGSPEEQKGQENIEPAVQTDLTTSVSVAQAGGPRGLKALLEERISNYRAAAASAKEAGEAAKARRCERGLKTLESQLTAVKKGRSINEDEIPPPIALGKRPPHHREAASKSPEAESPVLTALVPGESSQPETRPSGSPGISAHPDSDPDPRALLLVRQREYKVAALTAKRAGDLDRARELMRIGKRFGAVLEALEKGQPVDLSAMPPAPKDLKPQASKVSTAPSVMPPAVERVQPVMTPDSPATPAVPAEPQTVLDALQQRLTKYQEASTQARGSGDERKARMHERIAKQYQDAIRAHRAGRKVDFAELPVPPGFPPIPGLDPAAGTEEDSLTATLAAAQKLATSEDTTPAEEDENEDEDEPPAQAPVAKKPAQPLVPSSQPLPEPKASSSKESLSPSVREQLVLLEARKLQYQRAALQAKRGQDLEQAKAHLRVAKCLEAQIIQARAGRPVDLSKVPSPLTDEEGDFILIHHEDLRLSQNAEEVYAQLQKMLLEQHEKCLLFSKQFMHQGNVAETTRFEKLAQDRKKHLEILQLAQAQGLDPPSHHFELKTFQTVRIFSELNSTEMHLIIVRGMNLPAPPGVTPDDLDAFVRFEFHYPNSDQAQKNKTAVVKNTNSPEFDQLFKLNINRNHRGFRRVIQSKGIKFEIFHKGSFFRSDKLVGTAHLKLERLENECEIREIVEVLDGRKPTGGKLEVKARLREPLSGQDMQLVTENWLILEPRGL, encoded by the exons ATGCCAGGCCCAAGACCTCGAAAGGGCCCTCGGGCCAGTGGCCAGGGTGCGGCAGCTGCTAAGCAG CTGGGGCTTTTTGTGGAGTTCAGCCCTGAGAAGATGCTGCTGGAGATGGATGAAACTGAAGACGACAGGGATCTGGAGGCAGAGCTGCTGGCGCTCACCGGGGAGGGAGGGGCCGCAGACAGGAGGCCAGAACCCAAAGGGCAAG CCCCCCTGCCCATGGCCCATATTGAGAAGTTGGCGGCGGACTGTATGCgggatgaggaagaggaggaggaggaggaggaggaggaagggctgGAGGAGGATGCAGACCTGCTG ACTGAGCTGCAAGAGGTCCTGGATGAAGATGGGGAGGTTGGGGTCCTGGCTGATGATGAGGCAACCACCCCGGGCAGCCCTGAGGAGCAAAAGGGGCAGGAGAACATTGAACCTGCAGTGCAGACAGACCTAACAACTTCAGTCTCAGTGGCTCAG GCTGGAGGGCCTCGGGGGCTGAAGGCACTGCTGGAGGAGCGGATCAGCAACTACCGGGCAGCTGCAGCCAGTGCTAAGGAGGCAGGTGAAGCAGCCAAAGCCAGGCGCTGTGAGCGTGGCCTGAAG ACTCTGGAGTCCCAGCTGACAGCTGTGAAGAAAGGCAGGAGTATCAATGAGGATGAGATTCCACCTCCAATTGCCTTGGGCAAGAGACCCCCACACCACCGGGAAGCAGCCAGCAAGAGCCCTGAGGCAGAGTCCCCAGTTCTCACTGCCTTGGTGCCAG GCGAGTCTTCCCAACCCGAGACACGCCCTTCAGGCAGTCCTGGCATATCTGCCCATCCTGATTCAGACCCAGACCCACGGGCTCTGTTGTTGGTCCGACAGAGAGAGTACAAAGTGGCTGCCCTCACTGCCAAGAGGGCTGGAGATCTGGATCGTGCCCGAGAACTCATGAGGATTGGGAAG AGATTTGGTGCTGTCTTGGAGGCCCTGGAGAAGGGGCAGCCTGTGGACCTGAGTGCCATGCCCCCAGCCCCTAAGG ACCTGAAACCACAGGCTTCCAAGGTCTCCACAGCACCCTCAGTCATGCCCCCAGCCGTGGAGCGAGTGCAACCAGTGATGACCCCTGACAGCCCAGCAACCCCAG CGGTCCCTGCAGAGCCACAGACAGTGCTGGACGCCCTGCAGCAGAGGCTAACCAAATACCAGGAGGCCAGCACCCAGGCACGGGGCAGTGGGGATGAGCGCAAGGCCCGGATGCATGAGCGCATTGCCAAG CAATATCAAGATGCCATTCGAGCACATCGAGCAGGACGGAAAGTTGACTTTGCTGAGTTGCCTGTTCCTCCAG GATTCCCCCCAATCCCTGGCCTGGACCCCGCTGCGGGCACTGAGGAGGATTCCTTGACAGCTACCCTAGCAGCTGCCCAGAAACTGGCCACCTCAGAGGATACAACCCCAGCAGAGGAAGATGAGAATGAGGATGAG GATGAGCCCCCAGCCCAGGCCCCAGTGGCCAAGAAGCCGGCACAGCCTCTGGTTCCTTCATCCCAACCACTGCCTGAGCCCAAGGCCTCGAGTTCTAAAGAGTCACTGAGTCCATCCG TGCGGGAGCAGCTGGTGCTGCTGGAGGCACGGAAACTGCAGTACCAGCGGGCAGCCCTGCAGGCCAAGCGTGGCCAGGATCTGGAGCAGGCCAAAGCACATCTTCGGGTGGCCAAATGCCTTGAGGCCCAGATCATCCAGGCCCGAGCTGGTCGACCTGTCGACCTCTCCAAG GTGCCTTCACCCTTGACGGATGAGGAGGGTGACTTCATCCTCATCCACCACGAGGACCTGCGACTCTCCCAGAATGCTGAGGAGGTGTATGCCCAGCTACAAAAAATGCTTCTGGAGCAACATGAG AAGTGCCTGTTGTTTTCCAAGCAGTTCATGCACCAGGGCAATGTGGCTGAGACTACCCG GTTTGAGAAGCTTGCTCAGGACCGCAAGAAGCACCTTGAGATCCTGCAGCTGGCCCAAGCCCAGGGCCTTGACCCTCCCAGTCACCACTTTGAGTTGAAGACATTCCAGACTGTGAG AATCTTTTCAGAACTCAACAGCACAGAAATGCATCTGATCATTGTCCGGGGAATGAACCTCCCAGCCCCTCCAG GAGTGACCCCTGATGACTTAGATGCTTTCGTGCGGTTTGAGTTCCACTACCCTAACTCG GACCAggctcaaaaaaacaaaacagctgtGGTGAAGAATACAAATTCTCCAG AATTTGATCAACTCTTCAAACTCAACATTAACCGAAACCACCGGGGCTTTAGGAGGGtgatacaaagcaaaggaatcaAGTTTGAAATCTTCCATAAAGG ATCCTTCTTCAGAAGTGACAAGCTGGTCGGCACAGCCCACCTGAAGCTGGAGCGGCTAGAGAATGAGTGTGAAATCAGAGAGATTGTGGAG GTCCTGGATGGAAGGAAGCCCACTGGGGGAAAGCTGGAGGTGAAGGCAAGACTGCGGGAGCCTCTGAGTGGCCAGGACATGCAGTTGGTCACTGAGAACTGGCTGATTCTGGAGCCCAGGGGCCTGTGA